One region of Cucurbita pepo subsp. pepo cultivar mu-cu-16 chromosome LG03, ASM280686v2, whole genome shotgun sequence genomic DNA includes:
- the LOC111789713 gene encoding signal recognition particle 19 kDa protein has product MDGEIPNIKRWVVLYPVYINSKKTIAEGRRIGVSKACENPTCAEIGDCCSHLKLPFAIEIDKAYPRDFMQRGRVRVLLKKEDGTLSNPAIPSRKQMMLRIAELVPRHPGRIKKQEPASSSTAGPSKGKGGRKKK; this is encoded by the exons ATGGATGGAGAAATCCCCAACATAAAGAGATGGGTAGTTTTGTATCCCGTCTATATTaattcaaagaagacaatagcTGAAGGAAGACGTATCGGTGTTAGCAAAGCATGTGAGAATCCAACGTGTGCTGAGATTGGTGATTGCTGCAGTCATCTCAAACTGCCCTTTGCTATTGAG ATTGATAAAGCTTATCCTCGTGATTTCATGCAACGAGGGAGAGTGCGGGTTCTGCTGAAGAAGGAGGATGGAACTCTGTCAAATCCAGCTATTCCTTCCA GAAAACAAATGATGCTTCGTATAGCCGAACTTGTTCCTAGACATCCTGGAAGGATAAAGAAGCAGGAGCCTGCATCATCATCAACTGCAGGACCTTCAAAAGGCAAGGgtggaagaaagaagaaataa
- the LOC111789751 gene encoding methyltransferase-like protein 13 codes for MASESSTQAYGEPSYWDNRYSNESGPFDWYQKYHSLAPLINLYVSRHHRILAVGCGNSAFSEGMVDDGYEDVINVDISSVVIEAMQKKYCNCPQLKYVKMDVRDMSAFETCSFDTVLDKGTLDSLLCGNNSRHNATKMLDEVWRVLKENGVYILVTYGAPSYRLSLLRRTFSLIKLHVIEKLISEKRTDPPKWDLLKPVPCDNDVRVLDTVLGQNPDVHYIYICTKDSSLKPDQKQDLAVE; via the exons ATGGCGTCGGAGTCTTCTACCCAGGCCTACGGCGAGCCCTCGTATTGGGACAATCGCTATTCCAACGAATCTGGCCCCTTTGATTGGTACCAGAAGTATCACTCCTTAGCGCCACTGATCAATCTCTATGTCTCTCGCCATCATCGCATCCTCGCCGTTGGATGCGGCAACTCag CATTTAGCGAAGGCATGGTCGATGATGGCTATGAGGATGTGATCAATGTTGATATATCCTCTGTTGTGATCGAAGCAATGCAGAAGAAGTACTGTAATTGTCCGCAGCTGAAAT ATGTGAAAATGGATGTTCGTGATATGAGTGCATTTGAAACATGTTCTTTCGACACTGTTCTTGACAAAG GGACCCTAGACTCTCTATTG tgcGGAAATAATTCACGACACAATGCAACTAAGATGCTTGATGAAGTTTGGAG GGTCCTCAAGGAGAATGGAGTTTATATTTTG GTTACATATGGAGCTCCCTCGTATCGACTAAGTCTACTGAGACGTACTTTCTCATTGATAAAGCTTCATGTCATAG AGAAACTTATTTCAGAGAAAAGAACTGACCCTCCAAAATGGGACCTGTTGAAACCTGTTCCATGTGATAACGACGTAAGGGTACTCGATACCGTGCTCGGGCAGAATCCTGATGTCCACTATATATACATCTGTACTAAG GATAGTTCTTTGAAGCCGGACCAAAAGCAGGATCTTGCTGTTGAGTGA